A single region of the Brassica rapa cultivar Chiifu-401-42 chromosome A03, CAAS_Brap_v3.01, whole genome shotgun sequence genome encodes:
- the LOC103859423 gene encoding spliceosome-associated protein 130 A, which yields MMAAPEDESSAHSQSSSAATATPTPPPSSVGDHYLAKCVLPPSVVLQVAYGYFRSPSSRDVVFGKETCLELVVIGEDGFVESVCEQNVFGTIKDLAVIPRSKMGKDLLAVLSDSGKLSFLSFSNEMHRFLPIQHVQLSSPGNSRTQLGRMLTVDSSGLFLAVSAYHDRFALFSLSSSSMADIIHERIFYPSEDGGKTSSVQELSGTIWSMCFISKGFNESKGYDPVLAIVLNRKGSLLNELVLFRWNIKEESICLISEYVEAGALAHSIVEVPHSSGFAFLFRIGDALLMDLRDPQNPCCLVRTSLDLVPPASLVEEHFVEESCRVQDGDDEGLSNVAASALLKLSDWDPMFIDTESDIGKLSSKHVSSWTWEPDHNYNPRMIICLDDGEFFVFELIYEDDGVKINISECLYKGLPCKEILWVEGGFLATFSEMADGTVFKLGKEKLHWMSSIQNIAPILDFSVVDDQNEKRDQMFACCGVTPEGSLRIIRSGVNVEKLLKTAPVYQGITGTWTVKMKLPDVYHSFLVLSFVEETRVLSVGLSFKDVTDSVGFQPDVCTLACGLVADGLLVQIHQDAVRLCMANMDGSSPFVSSWFPENVSISLGAVAEDLIVVSTSNPCFLSVLGVRSVSSHCCEIYEIQRVELQYEVSCISIPQKSIGKKRCKAAILSGMERGYTFLIGTHKPSVEVLSFSEDDGGGLRVLASGMVSLTNTMGTAIRGCIPQDVRLVLVDQVYVLSGLRNGMLLRFEWPPFSHSSGLNKEEMDIVVGERENLPIDLVLIATRRIGITPVFLVPFSDSLDSDIIALSDRPWLLHTARQSLSYTSISFQASTHATPVCSSECPQGILFVAENSLHLVEMVHSKRLNAQKFHLGGTPRKVIYHSESKLLIVMRTDLCDAGTSDICCVDPLSGSVLSSYKLKPGETGKSMELVRVGNEQVLVVGTSLSSGPAILPSGEAESTKGRILILCLVHTQNSDSGSMTICSKDGLSSQRTSPFRDEQLSSSSLCSSPDDNSYDDDIKLDEAETWHLKLASATTWPGMVLAICPYLDRFFLASAGNAFYVCGFPNDSPDKMKRFAVGRTRFMITSLRTYLTRIVVGDCRDGVLFYSYHEDVKKLHQVYCDPAQRLVADCFLMDVNSVAVSDRKGSIAILSCKDHSDFEYSNPESNLNLNCAYHMGEVAMAIKKGGSIYKLPAGDVLRSYGLSKSTDAADDTIIAGTLLGSIFVFAPISREEYELLEAVQAKLVVHPLTAPVLGNDHKEFRGRENPSQATKILDGDMLAQFLELTNRQQESVLSTPQPSPSSLKASSKQCPSPPLMLHQVVQLLERVHYALH from the exons atgatGGCAGCTCCGGAGGATGAATCTTCCGCTCACTCTCAATCATCTTCTGCTGCCACTGCGACTCCCACTCCTCCTCCTTCCTCCGTAGGTGATCATTACCTCGCTAAGTGCGTCCTCCCCCCCAGCGTCGTCCTCCAGGTTGCTTATGGCTACTTCCGCTCTCCTTCCTCCCGCGACGTCGTTTTCGGAAAG GAGACCTGCCTAGAGCTGGTGGTTATAGGTGAAGATGGGTTTGTTGAATCTGTCTGTGAACAGAATGTATTCGGAACTATTAAGGATTTGGCTGTTATACCTCGGAGTAAG atgGGAAAAGACCTTTTGGCTGTTCTTTCTGATTCCGGAAAGCTCTCGTTTCTCTCATTTAGCAATGAAATGCACAG GTTCTTGCCCATACAACATGTTCAACTTTCTAGTCCAGGAAACTCGAGGACTCAACTTGGAAGAATGCTCACTGTAGATTCTAG TGGTCTCTTTCTTGCTGTCAGTGCATATCATGATCGCTTTGCTCTATTTTCCCTCTCATCATCGTCTATGGCTGATATTATTCATGAG aggaTTTTTTATCCTTCTGAAGACGGAGGGAAGACTAGCTCTGTACAAGAATTATCTGGTACTATTTGGAGCATGTGTTTCATTtctaaaggttttaatgaatCCAAGGGTTATGATCCTGTTCTTGCCATTGTTTTAAATAG GAAAGGATCTCTCCTGAATGAGTTGGTCTTATTTAGATGGAACATCAAAGAGGAATCCATATGTTTAATATCAGAGTATGTCGAAGCTGGGGCTCTAGCACATAGTATTGTTGAAGTTCCTCACTCCTCTGGATTTGCCTTTCTGTTTAGAATTGGTGACGCTCTCTTAATGGATCTCAGAGATCCTCAAAACCCTTGCTGTTTGGTTAGGACATCCTTAGATCTGGTTCCTCCTGCTTCATTAGTGGAAGAACATTTTGTTGAAGAGTCGTGTAGAGTACAAGATGGAGACGATGAGGGTCTTTCTAACGTTGCTGCATCTGCTTTGTTAAAGCTTAGCGATTGGGATCCAATGTTCATAGATACCGAAAGCGATATTGGAAAGTTGAGTTCTAAGCATGTCTCTTCATGGACTTGGGAGCCGGATCATAACTATAATCCCCGGATGATTATTTGCTTAGATGATGGTGAATTTTTCGTGTTTGAACTCATATATGAAGATGATGGTGTTAAGATTAATATATCAGAGTGTTTATACAAAGGCTTACCGTGCAAAGAAATATTATGGGTGGAAGGTGGATTCCTGGCCACGTTTTCCGAAATGGCGGATGGAACGGTTTTCAAATTGGGAAAAGAGAAGCTACATTGGATGAGTTCCATTCAAAACATTGCTCCGATCTTGGATTTCTCGGTTGTGGATGACCAGAACGAGAAACGAGACCAAATGTTTGCTTGCTGTGGCGTTACGCCTGAAGGCTCTTTAAGGATTATTCGCAGTGGCGTTAATGTAGAAAAGCTTCTGAAAACCGCGCCTGTTTATCAAGGAATAACTGGTACTTGGACTGTTAAAATGAAGCTTCCTGATGTGTACCATTCATTTCTTGTTCTGTCTTTTGTTGAGGAGACTAGGGTTTTATCAGTTGGATTAAGTTTTAAAGATGTCACTGATTCAGTTGGTTTCCAGCCTGATGTCTGCACCTTGGCCTGTGGGCTTGTTGCCGATGGTTTGTTGGTGCAGATTCACCAAGATGCAGTAAGGCTGTGCATGGCCAACATGGATGGTTCTTCACCGTTTGTCTCCTCTTGGTTTCCAGAAAATGTCAGTATCAGCTTGGGGGCAGTTGCTGAAGATCTGATAGTTGTGTCTACCTCTAACCCTTGTTTCCTGTCTGTTCTTGGGGTCAGATCAGTATCATCTCACTGCTGCGAAATCTACGAAATTCAACGGGTGGAACTGCAGTACGAAGTTTCCTGCATCTCAATCCCTCAAAAATCTATTGGGAAGAAGAGATGCAAAGCTGCGATTCTTTCTGGTATGGAGCGAGGCTATACGTTTTTGATCGGCACACATAAGCCTTCTGTTGAGGTCCTCTCCTTCTCAGAAGATGACGGTGGGGGTCTTAGAGTCCTTGCCTCTGGGATGGTATCGCTAACGAATACAATGGGAACTGCTATTCGTGGATGTATTCCTCAGGATGTAAGACTCGTGTTAGTTGATCAAGTCTATGTTCTTTCTGGGCTAAGAAATGGGATGCTGCTTCGTTTTGAGTGGCCTCCCTTTTCACATTCATCCGGCTTGAATAAAGAAGAGATGGACATAGTTGTGGGTGAAAGGGAGAATTTACCCATCGACCTTGTGTTAATTGCCACCCGACGTATAGGCATCACACCTGTTTTTCTGGTTCCGTTCAGTGATTCACTAGATTCAGATATCATAGCGCTTAGTGACAGGCCATGGTTGTTGCACACAGCTCGGCAAAGCCTTTCCTACACTTCCATCTCATTCCAAGCTTCTACTCATGCAACTCCTGTATGCTCGTCAGAATGCCCTCAAGGCATTCTTTTTGTTGCAGAGAACTCTTTACATCTG GTGGAGATGGTGCATAGCAAACGGCTTAATGCGCAAAAGTTTCACCTTGGAGGCACTCCGCGAAAGGTTATCTACCATAGTGAAAGCAAACTACTGATTGTGATGAGAACTGATCTGTGTGATGCTGGTACGTCTGATATATGCTGCGTGGACCCGCTCAGTGGATCAGTGTTGTCATCCTACAAGCTCAAACCTGGAGAAACTGGAAAATCGATGGAGCTTGTACGCGTGGGAAATGAGCAAGTCCTTGTGGTTGGGACGAGTTTGTCATCTGGTCCTGCTATACTACCCAGCGGTGAAGCAGAAAG TACAAAAGGACGAATACTCATTCTCTGCTTAGTACACACTCAAAACTCGGACAGTGGTTCAATGACAATCTGTTCAAAAGATGGTTTATCTTCCCAGCGTACATCACCTTTTCGTGATGAACAACTATCAAGTAGTAGTCTCTGCAGCAGTCCAGATGATAACAGCTACGATGATGATATCAAACTTGACGAAGCTGAAACGTGGCATTTAAAATTGGCATCTGCAACCACTTGGCCGGGTATGGTACTTGCGATCTGTCCGTACCTTGATCGTTTCTTCCTGGCGTCTGCTGGGAATGCC TTTTATGTGTGCGGTTTCCCGAACGATAGTCCTGATAAAATGAAGAGGTTTGCGGTGGGGAGGACTCGTTTCATGATAACATCTCTGCGCACGTACTTGACTAGAATCGTCGTTGGGGATTGCCGTGATGGTGTTCTGTTTTATTCTTATCATGAG GATGTGAAGAAACTTCACCAAGTATATTGTGATCCAGCGCAGCGGTTAGTTGCTGATTGCTTTCTAATGGATGTCAATTCTGTTGCTGTATCTGATCGCAAGGGGAGTATAGCTATCCTGTCTTGCAAAGAtcattcagactttg AGTATTCAAATCCGGAATCCAACCTGAATCTAAACTGTGCTTATCACATGGGTGAGGTTGCCATGGCTATCAAAAAG GGTGGCAGCATTTACAAACTTCCAGCTGGTGATGTGCTGCGAAGTTATGGTCTTAGTAAAAGCACTGACGCTGCTGATGATACAATCATAGCTGGCACACTATTGGGAAGTATATTCGTCTTTGCTCCTATTTCAAG GGAGGAATATGAACTCCTAGAAGCCGTCCAAGCAAAGCTTGTGGTTCATCCGCTGACTGCTCCTGTTCTTGGTAACGATCACAAGGAGTTCCGAGGTCGAGAGAATCCG TCCCAAGCGACAAAGATTCTGGACGGTGACATGCTTGCTCAGTTCTTGGAACTTACAAATAGACAGCAGGAGTCAGTTTTATCTACACCTCAGCCGTCACCAAGCTCATTAAAAGCAAGTTCAAAACAATGTCCTTCTCCGCCTCTAATGCTGCACCAAGTTGTACAATTGCTCGAGCGTGTCCATTACGCTCTGCACTAA
- the LOC103859424 gene encoding LOW QUALITY PROTEIN: S-locus-specific glycoprotein (The sequence of the model RefSeq protein was modified relative to this genomic sequence to represent the inferred CDS: inserted 1 base in 1 codon): MKGVIPNYHHSYTFFFVILVLFPHAFSTNTLSSNEALTISSNKTLVSPGDVFELGFFKTATKNSQDGSTDRWYLGIWYKTTSDQRTYVWVANRDNPLHNSMGTLKISHASLVLLDQSDTTVWSTNLTGVAHLPVTAELLANGNFVLRDSKTNDLDRFMWQSFDYPVDTLLPEMKLGRKHKSSEKEKILTSWKSPTDPSSGEYSLILETEGFLHEFYLLNNEFKVYRTGPWNGVRFNGIPKKMQNWSYIANNFIDNKEEIAYSFQVNNNHNIHTRFRMSSTGYLQVITWTKTVPQRNMFWSFPEDTCDLYKVCGPYAYCDMHTSPTCNCIKGFVPKNAGRWDLRDMSGGCVRSSKLSCGEGDGFLRMSQMKLPETSEALVEKRIGLKECREKCVRDCNCTGYANMDIMNGGSGCVTWTGXARGYAEVRRWRSRSLCQGSRS, encoded by the exons ATGAAAGGTGTAATACCAAACTATCATCACTCTTACACCTTCTTTTTCGTTATATTGGTTCTGTTTCCCCATGCGTTCTCAACCAATACTTTGTCATCTAACGAAGCTCTTACAATCTCAAGCAACAAAACCCTTGTGTCTCCTGGTGATGTCTTCGAGCTTGGCTTCTTCAAAACCGCCACGAAGAACTCTCAAGATGGTAGTACTGATCGTTGGTATCTCGGCATTTGGTACAAGACAACCTCTGATCAGAGAACATATGTTTGGGTTGCCAACAGAGACAACCCTCTTCACAACTCCATGGGGACACTCAAAATCTCTCATGCAAGCCTCGTCCTCCTTGACCAGTCTGATACTACCGTCTGGTCAACGAACCTTACGGGAGTTGCGCATTTACCAGTTACGGCAGAGCTTCTCGCTAACGGCAACTTCGTGCTTAGAGACTCCAAAACCAACGACCTAGACCGGTTCATGTGGCAGAGCTTTGATTATCCGGTGGATACTTTGCTCCCGGAGATGAAACTTGGTCGGAAACACAAAagttcagaaaaagaaaaaatcctCACATCGTGGAAAAGTCCTACTGATCCATCAAGTGGAGAGTATTCGCTCATACTCGAAACCGAAGGGTTTTTACATGAGTTTTATCTACTGAACAATGAGTTCAAAGTGTACCGAACCGGTCCTTGGAACGGAGTCCGGTTTAACGGTATACCGAAAAAAATGCAAAACTGGAGCTACATTGCCAACAATTTCATAGATAACAAAGAGGAAATCGCGTACAGTTTCCAAGTCAACAACAACCACAACATCCACACAAGATTTAGAATGAGTTCCACAGGGTACTTACAAGTAATCACATGGACTAAGACAGTACCGCAACGTAACATGTTTTGGTCGTTCCCGGAAGATACATGCGACCTGTACAAAGTTTGTGGTCCTTACGCTTACTGTGACATGCACACGTCGCCTACGTGTAACTGTATCAAAGGCTTCGTTCCCAAGAATGCGGGAAGATGGGATTTGAGGGATATGTCAGGTGGTTGTGTGAGGAGCTCGAAGCTAAGCTGTGGAGAGGGAGATGGGTTTCTGCGGATGAGTCAGATGAAGCTACCGGAGACAAGTGAAGCGCTTGTGGAGAAGAGGATCGGGTTGAAGGAATGCAGGGAGAAGTGTGTTAGAGATTGTAACTGTACCGGATATGCGAATATGGATATCATGAATGGTGGGTCGGGTTGTGTGACTTGGACCG GAGCTCGTGGATATGCGGAAGTACGACGCTGGAGGTCAAGATCTTTATGTCAAGGTAGCAGAAGCTAG
- the LOC103859422 gene encoding reticulocyte binding protein 2 homolog b — MDPPVSDLDKIDDQKEKTGPSFHCHLYDTELVHKISQTFLPGLATACVDNTTGDIFRSPGSVAADVRKEMIEYLTNRSQTFVAEHIVLQGGDADTEASHHPFDIVSDFIDDFATSKRNLFSRVSGWLLSERREDNVDDFAQEMEISGFWLSDHRQGLAETLLKNVDFKNGYHCEMRFQTEGEVSEHVLTCGYRTMDCENEGCNAVFCKKQMESHDSVCPFKIVKCEQGCDERIMRREMDRHCITVCPMKLVNCAFRAVGCLDDVRQCEVQRHQLESVGSHLMCVLKSIYKEASVDDLKPRAEQIQQLSTRLSEARNARSLTNLVKEIDAKLGPLEIKPKSIDKTENAEKKGLEEAEVKGRPEIASEVVSREAEVLVDDVKKVSEAEIAENVNEEGELKAQKLLEIGEFIKEGDNSSGADLLERTETKAPEVVVMDEDREEDESAETKQLRAKDTRGSEEENREIKTDEIKSEAPSRIVVEKEENEEGAETINLSARASGEDREEDESAETKQSKTNETRGLEEEDRETKKPDETKSEAPARIVVEKEENEEGAETINLSVRASGEDREEDENAETKQSKTNETIGLETEVNEENREINKSDEIKNEAPSRIVMDKEENEEGAETINSSATASDEAEALSKSSEGFSKAQAETEPNLA; from the exons ATGGATCCACCAGTCTCGGATCTCGACAAAATCGACGACCAGAAAGAAAAAACCGGACCTTCCTTCCACTGCCACCTCTACGACACAGAGCTAGTCCACAAAATCTCCCAAACCTTCCTCCCCGGACTCGCCACCGCCTGCGTCGACAACACCACCGGAGACATCTTCCGCAGTCCAGGCTCCGTAGCCGCCGACGTCCGCAAAGAGATGATCGAGTACCTAACTAACAGAAGCCAAACCTTCGTGGCCGAGCACATAGTCCTCCAAGGAGGAGACGCAGACACCGAAGCCTCTCACCATCCTTTCGACATAGTCTCAGACTTCATCGACGACTTCGCAACCTCCAAGAGGAACCTCTTCAGCCGCGTCTCGGGGTGGTTGCTTAGCGAGAGGAGAGAGGACAACGTCGATGACTTCGCTCAGGAGATGGAGATTAGTGGGTTTTGGTTGAGTGATCACAGGCAAGGACTCGCGGAGACGCTGCTTAAGAACGTTGACTTTAAAAACGGTTATCACTGCGAGATGAGGTTTCAGACCGAAGGGGAAGTCTCTGAGCATGTCTTGACGTGTGGTTATAGGACGATGGATTGTGAGAACGAAGGTTGTAATGCGGTGTTCTGCAAGAAGCAGATGGAGAGTCATGACTCCGTTTGCCCGTTTAAGATTGTGAAGTGTGAGCAGGGGTGTGATGAGAGGATCATGAGGCGGGAGATGGATAGGCATTGTATTACTGTGTGTCCTATGAAGCTTGTGAACTGCGCGTTTCGCGCTGTTGGGTGTTTGGATGATGTGCGTCAGTGCGAGGTTCAGAGGCATCAGTTGGAGAGTGTGGGGTCTCATTTGATGTGTGTTCTCAAGAGTATTTACAAGGAAGCTTCTGTGGATGATCTCAAACCTCGAGCTGAGCAGATACAACAG TTGTCTACCAGGTTGTCTGAAGCGAGGAATGCAAGGTCGCTGACGAATCTTGTCAAGGAGATTGATGCAAAGCTGGGGCCTTTAGAGATCAAACCAAAGAGTATTGATAAAACCGAAAATGCGGAGAAGAAAGGTTTAGAAGAAGCTGAGGTAAAAGGAAGACCAGAGATAGCAagtgaagtggtttcaagagaAGCAGAGGTTTTAGTAGATGATGTGAAGAAAGTTTCTGAAGCTGAGATAGCAGAGAATGTTAACGAAGAAGGGGAATTAAAAGCTCAAAAGCTTTTGGAGATAGGCGAGTTTATCAAAGAAGGGGATAACAGCTCTGGAGCTGATTTGTTAGAGAGAACTGAGACGAAAGCTCCAGAAGTTGTGGTGATGGATGAGGATAGAGAGGAGGATGAGAGTGCAGAGACAAAACAGTTAAGAGCAAAGGACACCAGAGGTTCAGAGGAAGAGAATAGAGAGATAAAGACAGATGAAATCAAAAGCGAAGCGCCCTCAAGAATAGTCGTGGAGAAGGAGGAGAATGAAGAGGGAGCAGAGACAATCAACTTAAGTGCTCGTGCTTCTGGTGAAGATAGAGAGGAGGATGAGAGTGCAGAGACAAAACAGTCGAAAACAAATGAAACCAGAGGTTTAGAGGAAGAGGATAGAGAGACAAAGAAACCAGATGAAACCAAAAGCGAAGCACCTGCAAGAATAGTCGTGGAGAAGGAGGAGAATGAAGAGGGAGCAGAGACAATCAACTTAAGTGTTCGTGCTTCTGGTGAAGATAGAGAGGAGGATGAGAATGCGGAGACAAAACAGTCGAAAACAAATGAAACCATAGGTTTAGAGACTGAAGTCAATGAAGAGAACAGAGAGATAAATAAATCAGATGAAATCAAAAACGAAGCACCCTCAAGAATAGTTATGGACAAGGAGGAGAATGAGGAGGGAGCAGAGACAATCAACTCAAGTGCTACTGCTTCTGATGAAGCTGAAGCGTTGTCGAAGAGCTCAGAAGGTTTCTCTAAAGCACAAGCTGAAACCGAACCAAATCTTGCTTGA